The region TAGCGAGTGATGTCTCCCTGTGAAATGACAGTCAACCTTAGCCTGTTAGGCATTCCCCTTTAAATTTCATGGTCGCCAGGTATTGTTTTCCCTCGTGGATGCTCAACAGTCTGAACTTGCATTGTTCGTGCTCGTTTAACACGTCAAGCCTATGTGGACGCAACATGTTTTTGCCTTCTGTATTTAGCTTCCATGGCAGCTGGTTATGTTAACTATGTAAGGGGCATCAGCAATCAGCAAGGAATTTGTAGTATGCAGAAGCACTCTCAGATAGTGAATTTTGCTTGCTGATGGCTGCATTGTGCTGACTGCTTAGAACTGTGTTTGCCCCCCAACTGATTTGTCATTTCCCTAACACCAGGGTCAAGCTGCTGTGAGATGGATATTTTGTATCTATGCAAGGATGTCTTAAAGATTCAGAAGTTTAGGCGACTGGCGTCTTATGCTGGATTTTATTCATTCACCACCCTCGTTACCTATGCTTACACAAGCAATACGTATGTCCCTGCTGAATTGCCCTTGTTTACAGACCTGCAGtgtcttgccacttcttattcttaCCTGCCAACATTCTTCTCTCCTGCCCAACTTATTGCAGGACAAGGGCTGGCATTTCGAGGGCTGATCAGTATTATGCCGCCTACCCTTCTGGTACTGAGCTACTGACTGATACTGCAAAGGTATGAAAACCGAAAGGAGCACTTGTGGTTAATCATGTCagattttttgttaaatctgggcAGTAAGCAGTAAATGTAACAAAGTTGTTGTTTTGTTTACTAATTTAATCGAGTTGACTTGATTAAGGGAAGCGGTACCTGATTTCTTTTGTCTGTTTGCAGCTTTACAAGGCTGCGTTGGGTAATTGTTTCGAAATAGACGACTGGGGTCCAATAGAATTCTCCATCATGGCAAAGCATTTTGACCGGCAAGGCAAACCACCATATGCCTACCATGCTGTAAGTTTCTTAATACTTGCAgatacaaatttgaaaacagttctGCTCCTTGTTCTGGGGTTTTCTCCCTGCGTGCTTTGCAAGTCTTACATCAATTGCTTACCGTGTGTTTTCAGCAATACATGTCACACCTTCTATCCCATGGCCAGCTCGATGGAAGTGGTTAACTGCAGGGATGTGTTCTGTTAGATTCTCTTGAGGCTTCATTGTAGTCCTTCAGTTATTTGTAAGAAAGAGATGGCTCGCTGAAATCTTGAATTGTTCTGGCCTGTTACGACGGATGGCATAGTCAAAATCGGTGATGCTGAGCTGTTGCAATATCAACTTATTAATAGTCAAAACTTTGCGGAATTTCCCCATGAATAATCATGGTTGCACCTAGTTGAAGCAAGCATTGGTGATCTCTCATCCTTTTGTTATTGCTGAATGTAACTCTTTTGTGTGTCAGTGTTCATAGCAGAATTAGTTTGTGTTCTCTTGCTCGATCTGCCGTTTCACCAGCAAAGACCAGTGACCTTAATCCTGCACCTGGAGTTGTAGGTGCATGAATGGCAGATGCTGGTTGGCTCCTGAACTAGATGTTTTCAGTGCCGGTTCAGGAGTTCCTCGAGAGTTTCTGCTCAGGCACTTGTACATTACTATATTCTCTATAACGTTGTCACGAGCCATTTTATTGAACACAATATTTCCAGTAGACTTTTAAATACCTTCTCAGTGCTGGTAGTAATCTATGTAGAGCTATACTTTGAAACAACAGTGTGAACTGCGCTAGTTATAAAATCAACAAGGACTGTTTTTGCAAGTGGGTGTTGTGCGGCAACCTTTGTCTTGTAAGGAGGAACCCACAGGCAGGGTTGATGATTGTTCTATGTTCTGCGAGTAGTCTGAACTCTGAAGGAGGAGCCTGTGGTTTTTGCTTTGTTTTCCAACGAAAGCTAGATATATCTGCAAATAAAAGCGTGATTTCTTCTTTACAAAAAGGCATAGAACAGAATTGTTATTTTGCCAAACTTTTGCCTATAAGGCGAGGCAGACGCCGCGTCACAAGGAACGCATATATCTTGCAATTTACTTAGCACAATGAAAGCAACACATTAGACAGAAAAAGTAACGGTAAAAGATAAGGTTAAGAAAGACTTCACAGCAGAACACATCTATCAACAGCTTGGTCGTATCACCAAACCTCCTCAGAGCAAAATTAACCCAGAAACACCATCTGAAAAAAATAAAATCATATCTGGTCTTTGGCTTAAAGTATGTCTAGAAAGGTGAGAGCAGCGATAGAACACACGAGCGTGCTTGCTCTCGGTATATAGACCAGTGGGACAATGCCGCGTTGCTGCGTGTATTAAATGCGATCGTGTAAGCTGGGGAGTATACAGATCATTGGACAGTATTATACGTTGACGGCGCCGTGCAATATGACGAGGCGGTAATGGTACACATAACATATGTTCTGTTGGTACATGAACCATGGGTccacccccccaccccacccccgacgcttaagagagaaaaaaaaaggaaaaatatatcCCTTCGGCGCCGCACGACTCGAGCAGCTCAAAGCTATGGCGACGGCGGAGGCCGGAGGCGATTGATTCGAGTTCTTATTACATCAGGTTGATAGGTATGCTTCCTCGCATCGCTTTTGATTCGTAGTTACTGCCGCTGTTAGTAGATACAAAGGTTCATAGTCTTCCCCATCATTTGAACAGGTTCCTGCTGCCGGATCTTGGAGGTGGGGAAGCCACACCTGACAGCGAACGCAACGAAACTATGGTCTTCGAGGATGCCGCATCAAGCATTGGAGATGTGGGCGATCTGGCACTGACAGTGCAACTAGAACTGAACAACACTTGTGAGGAGCTCAGGTTGCCGGTGCCCAGCTCAGAACAGTCAACAGGAAAAGACGGTCCTCAGGAGTCAGGCGCAGGGCTGGACGAAGAGGTATATTTAATTCACTGTATTTGGTTCCTCTCAGTTGAAATTGAACTGAAGTTTAAGTAGACTAGCATAAAAGTTGTAGCTTCCTTCGGGCTGATCATTCAGTTATCCCTTGAATTTTAGTAGTCTAGCATGAAAAATTGAACTGAACTTTAAGTATACTAGCATAGAAATTGTGGCAGCCCTTGAGCTTGTCATTCAGTTATCCCTTGATTTTGAGTAGTATAGCATAAAAATTCAACCGAATCATGTTTATACATGTCGTGCAATCATAGTTATAAGAAAGAAAACAAACTTTCCATTCTGTGTTAGTAAAAATTGTTTCTTAATTGATCAGGGTTCGTGCTGGAAATGCACCTGCTGAACGGCCACCCTGCGCTGGCAGAATAAGTGCCCTGGAGAAAACATTAAGAGGTTATGCAGAGAAGAAGACTGAGACTGTTGTGGTTCCTcaaatacatactccctccgtccggaaatacttgtcatcaaaatgaataaaaggggatgtatctagatgtattttagttctagatacaaccctttttgtccattttgatgacaagtattgttggacggagggagtaagaaGCAACTTCGATTCGCTTGGGCAAGCATATGACTAATACAACCTGTATTCATGCGGAACTGGATTTGGAATTAATACGGCAAG is a window of Triticum dicoccoides isolate Atlit2015 ecotype Zavitan chromosome 2B, WEW_v2.0, whole genome shotgun sequence DNA encoding:
- the LOC119365763 gene encoding uncharacterized protein LOC119365763, encoding MDILYLCKDVLKIQKFRRLASYAGFYSFTTLVTYAYTSNTTRAGISRADQYYAAYPSGTELLTDTAKLYKAALGNCFEIDDWGPIEFSIMAKHFDRQGKPPYAYHAQYMSHLLSHGQLDGSG